Genomic DNA from bacterium:
ACATAACACAATAGTCACAATCCCCTTCTAAGCGGGTCAATCATTTCCACTGAATGGGAAAGCGTTGAAACTAGGAAATATATCACGGGGTCACAATCCCCTTCTAAGCGGGTCAATCATTTCCACAGCGGGGGTTCTACGATATTGATTTTTCTATGGTTATAACACGGTTTGCGCGGACCCCCCTCTCAAAGACAACATTTTGTAGTACAATTTCGTAACAGAATTTATAGAACATTGATTTTATTTGCGTTACGTTTAGCGCTACTCTAGGCTGTTTTTTTATTTAGATATTTATTTATTCAATAAATTATTGTATAATATACAAACAATTGATTTTTCAATAGTTATATTTTTCTAAAGAGTATAACGTTGTTGTTCGTTAAAACATTCTATTTTTATCGAAATACAAAATTTAAATAATTAACTGAACCAGTTGGTTCAATCTGTTTGTATTTAATGAACCGTTCCGGTTGCACGAGATTCTCTCGTCATCCTATCCGCCCGAAACGAGGTTTAACTGCAGATGCGACTATCATATCATATCCTATAGTAGATGTCAATACATTTTTGCAAATTCTCAAAAAGATATTCAGAGGAAAAAATCATATTCGAGCAAATTTGGATTATGAAACCACATTGAAGGGTCGATGCTGAATATGAAGAATCATTTGCTAAAAAGATATTAAAGTTTGCCAGATGAAACATTGTGGTCTCTATTTATCTATCCGGATGGCGGTAGCGGTTCTACCGCAGGCGGAGTTGGCGGCATTAGGTTCGGTGGGATTAACATTCGTTCGTGTGGTCGGATAATATGCGGAGTAATAAAAATCACAATTTCAGTTTTCGTATTCTGGATATTTCTACTGCCAAATAATATCGGTCCGAAAAACGGTATATGGGATAATACCGGAATTCCAGCGCGATCGTTTGTGCTTAAGGTTTTATATAATCCGCCGAGCATAAAGGTTTCACCGTCTTTAACCAGAACTTGCGTTGCGGCTTCCCGAGTCGAAAATACCGGCAGTTCCGCTTGGCTTCCGCCAACCGGCATTAATCGGGTACCGGTTCGTGAACTGACTTTCGGTTTCACGTTCAGCAGAACAAAATCTTGCTCCTGAATCGTCGGCGTTACCACCAGTTCAACCCCGATTTTCTTATATTCCGTGGTTACTAACTCTGTACTCCCGACAATTTTAACTACCGGTACCGGTTCTTCTTCACCGGTCAGGATTTTCGCTTCAACGCCATCAAGCGTAACGATTCGCGGACTCGATAGTAAATCCGCTTTTCCTTTTTTCTCTAGCGCCTGTAAGGTACCTTGAATATTTCCGTATTCGAAACTCCAGGTGCTTAATGCACCGAAGGTTATACTGATTCCACCAGCGGAAGTATCCATTCGCGGGAAATTCGCCGTGATAC
This window encodes:
- a CDS encoding type II and III secretion system protein; its protein translation is MRKTFLFLSLIFLLLFSFSSYAVLPQQVMIEVKVVEINYDAAVSSGISWGLKSNNDLLQTINSITANFPRMDTSAGGISITFGALSTWSFEYGNIQGTLQALEKKGKADLLSSPRIVTLDGVEAKILTGEEEPVPVVKIVGSTELVTTEYKKIGVELVVTPTIQEQDFVLLNVKPKVSSRTGTRLMPVGGSQAELPVFSTREAATQVLVKDGETFMLGGLYKTLSTNDRAGIPVLSHIPFFGPILFGSRNIQNTKTEIVIFITPHIIRPHERMLIPPNLMPPTPPAVEPLPPSG